The following nucleotide sequence is from Populus trichocarpa isolate Nisqually-1 chromosome 11, P.trichocarpa_v4.1, whole genome shotgun sequence.
CCACGATCAATGTGTTTTTAGATTCTAAGCTGACCAAGTAAAAATTTTCAATCGAATGAATATGGAGATACAGACCTCCAAATTATACAAGATTGCATCTAACATAAAGGTTTGCACCCCCTCTACCATGATTAGGTGATCTCAAGTGACGTTGATGTTAGTGTTACTCCAACAAAGCCACAAAAGTGGCCAACCCAATCAGTCTTAACTAAAACACTCATCTGCACAAAACCACCTAatattttcatgtgttcacattgaaaaaatccaAGAGGGCTTTTATCACGAGTTTAAAACCTTTCTCTCAAAATCAAAAGGTCAAAAACACTTCACCTTGGCCTTCAAGTTTGTTACAAAACCACCTAAATCCAAAACTATTAATCTAGAGGTGAAACCATCTTTGTTTTGGCTTGTTAGAACCCTAACAAACTCATCTAAAAGCTCTGAATCCTCCTATAAAATGAGAGGAATCAAAGAAGAAAGAGGGgagaaagaagggagaaagaaaggaaagagagattTTGATTAAGGTTCAAGTGATTCAATCAAGATCGTGATCTTAGAAAGGAATTTAGCTTGCTTTTACTAAGTttggagaaaagaaagaagaaagtagCATCAGAAATCCATTCCTATTTGAAGATTTCAAGCTTGGAAGGTATATTCTTGCAAACCTTGAAAGTGGAGTCCATGAGGCCTGCtagattgattttattatttaaatgcaATGTTTTCTTCTAGGAGAGCAGTCTTGTTTGGGCGAGCTAAGAGGACCTCTCTAGCTGTTTGTCCCTAGTGAAATAAGGAGGACCATGAAGTATTGTACTCGTCTTCTCTACCCAGATGTGacttttcattgtttatttCACCTTCAGTAATCTTTTATCTGGTAGAGCGTACAACAAAATCCATAAAGGCTTTTTCCCTTACCCCACTGATAAAGGCTTCAGAAGTTACCAGTTCGATCAAGTCTTCAACCTTAAGCATTTCCTCGTTGGATATTTTGAGGTATGTTCTAGTAAAATCATTCCATGTTTGAGTGATTCCAAAGAGTTCAGTGAAACTCTTTTTAGTTGGAATGCTTGTACAAAATTGTGTCACTAGCTTGGCATAGAGGTCATTGAAGCTGGCGACTAAACCCGGTTCCAGGTTGTTGTATCATTTCTTACTAAACCTCTGAAATAGAGAGGATCTTACATATGACATGACTATCTTGAATGACTAGCTCTAAACTATTACGTATATTTTGTACATATTCCTCAGGGTCTGTAAGCCCATCATAATTGTCTATTGTTATTTTGGCGGTGATGTAATTTTTAGGTATGCATGTGTTTAGGACATGCCTGGACAGAAAGGAATCTTTAATCTAATGAGGAGAGTAGACATCCTTACGAATGAGTTCTTCTTCTAGTTGTTTGCCACTCTTACGCCTATTGGGCTTAAAAGAACTTGATGTCTATGGTGTGGAATGGCGTGATAGGCGAACTGTGTAATATCTCACATCAACGGGTAAGGACTTGGAGGAGGGCCTTATATGatcatgctcaccttgactaatAAGACGTGTTTTGGGGCCATGTATGGCTACCCAAAACAAATTCGTGAGGCCCGTAGGCCAAAGCGAACAATATCTTGCTAATTGGGTAGGGTGTTACAGTTTGGTATTAGAGCGCGGTTGTGATTCAGTAGAATTAGTCAGGGTCAGCATACTCATATAAGGCCCTTCCCCAAGTCCTCACTCGTCAATGTGGGATATTACAGACTGCCTCATTATTACATTACCAAGATGGACTCCTGAAATAACCACTTTTTGCCCGAGTTTCATAAGGGCATTTATGCTTCTTCGTATGGCTTGATGACCTCTGAGGTTGAAGATCCTTTAATAGATCATTTTTTCCACATCCTTCTAGATAATATAATCATCTATGGAGGTGAGTGTAAAGATGCATCAACTTACTAAGGAGGAGTTGCAATTAGTGGAGGTGGATTTTATCTCGCTTGTTGATTTCTCAAAACTGCCTAGATGAGGAGTTATATTTGCTCCATTAACTGTTGAAGGATTGGGTGTGTAGGGGTTGGAGTATCTGTTGTGACAAGAAGATCAGTAACTTGTTTTATTCCAAAAATGTCTTGTCTATCTGTCATTAATGATGGTAATTAGggaaaacaatataataataaagttatttaTGACTTTTTATAAATGTTCCCACGGACGGCGCCACTAATAATGTTCcaaaatctaatatatataaataaaatgttatttagtGTTTGAGATAGTAGTTAATCAATATGTTCATGTATATggacttcttcttcttaatcttAAGAACTTCAGGGTTACAATAAAAGTTTTAAGTACctgcaaaaacaattttaatcgAAAAGACTCAAAATCTCTCTGATGATAAAGTTGGTATCTTTATGGAAAAGGTATTAAATAATTTAGGGCACCTTCAATATTTTACTCTTTGTAatcaaattgtattttaaattcaaaaactagataattgaaaagaaatcaaattcaaaacaatgaaTGATAATTTAGCATAGATGCAGAATGTTCAAATCCTTTTTGTATCTGTGAACTAACAGATCAAAGTAACagtataaagaaacaaaattttgattttgaagggaaaaaaagggatttttattggattttgaaGAGAATAAATCTAGGGTTTTGAAATCTAGgtttatttccttttatattcatttcaaatcaaatatggGATTTGTGTTTTAGGAGCCTgtgtatgttatttttttaaaaaaaaattgatgttattaCAGAAACTAAGAAATTCAGTGTTttcattagaaaacaaaaaaaaaaaaaaaacttaatggtagaattaaaaacaaggaaataatgattttgataaaGTAACCTGCAGCCACGTACGCAATGTTAACGAAAATCAAACGGTGATGtgtaaaataatgatgtttaaGCCAAGGAAAGAAATTTATCAAAAGTTAAGTGAAGTCATTAATGACCTAATTGTATTTGTTAATGTTATGTAATTAATCCATTAACCACTCATGCAGTCTTTTGTTGAAATTGTAAGTAATAGGTATCTTTGCGCAAAAACAAGGGGCTGGTTGAAATTGTGGTGCtttgagtgttttttaaatatttattttttaattttttttaaaaacccttATGGTTAAACAATTAACGAACAGttctaaaaattagggtttcgGTCAATTCTGTTTGATAATTCTTTTTTGAATATTTGGGATTTTATGGAGAAACTAGTTCCatgcactttttttatttatttagatttagtTCCCTACACTTGGATaaatggatatatatattttgtaaatcTTTTTTTGGATTGGATTATTTGCATTCTCCAGCATAATTTaagttttgttaaataattaagGATCACTAGGAATTTTTAAGGCAACATAAGATTGTCACACGAGCTGACatgtaatttttcatattttctagATTCAATTTAATTACTTGTGTATTGAGGAATTAACTAGTAGTTGATATGTGTGCTTCACCGCAGTCAAGgtcaaaaaaactttataattaaaaaaaaatattcaagcatACCTAACATgttttaaagtataaaaaaagttttcGTGACTTAGTCATATATtaagtcaaataaaataaaataatttaattatatgataaataaaacaatgatgaTAAATGTAATGATATCAATCCTAGTTCATATATATTTGGTATCCTTTACTCGAATTATAAGACTAAAATtactgcataaaaaaattatggagtttaattctcaataattaattcaatattaaatgattaaattaaaaaaagatcaatctaaaaaatggatccaaagaaaaaaaaagtaattaaaataatgatgataaaatatgacacaaaaataaaataatataaaatgatgtatcgaaaaaatgaaaaaaaaactcaatatttaataaaccaaatattgaatgatgaaattaaaaaataaaatcagtgtaaaaaagaagaagaagaaaaaaagaccaaTATCAATCAGGGTTAACATCTCATACTCATAACTCTGCCATGAGATATGgatgacaacaacaaaaatactacgaaactcaattcttaatcattCTAATGTTGACggactcaattaaaaaaaaattaatttcaaacaaggatccaaagcaaaacaaacaattaaaagaataagaataaaatctaacattaaaataaaatgaattaaaataatgagggtaaaattgaaaaacaaattcagttaaggaaatgatattaaaaaaaataaaaatcaaaagaatgagaaccatatttgatataaaaatcaaataaaactaggtggtaagggatgaaattaaaaaaaattataaaatgtatcccaaaaaaaataaaaagcaatcaaaaaaataaagaatacaattgaaataaaagcaTATGGGaggacaatttttttattttgctagaACAACGTGAATCCCGgtaaatagagagaaaaaagtttTATCGTCGTCAAACCACTATTCGTAATGTCACACGTACCATCTCATTGGATGTGCCGCCACTCAACTCTTTGAATGACACGGTGGTTGGACATTCTTGGCCATCGTAGGAGGCTGCACAAGCCGCCTAAAGGGCATGAGTGACCCTCACCTGGTGGCACGTCCCTTTTCACATActagtcattttttaaaaaaataatatttatatttattaaaatataaaaatacccctCAGCCaacataataataacaaaaaaaaacttaaagaaaagaccaaaaatccccttaacatcaatttaataattttatgattaaaaataattaaatcattttattgtgcttagaataacaaaaaaactaaaaattcctTGAAGggtggttttatattttttgtatttaaaggtaaataaattatttcattatgaaaaaaatatgtgaacaTTAATGTATCCTCATCAATTTGTTAATGACtaataataaactataaaaaaaaatattatattatcccCAAAGCAAGTTAACGGGTTTCGTTTGAGAATGGTAAATTAGTTATTGACTATATGAATTCTTAGTGAAATATGATCATGTGCACGATTAaaagctgtgtttttttttccataataaataatactttctAGGATATAATATAGATAGGAAAAGACAAACATGGCTAGTATTGTACACGGTGATGCTACAATACTTTCACAACAAATAATGAGATGGGAGAAATGTGATGAACATGTCAACATTGATATAAAAGTTTCCACAACTTGGAcctgtttgtttgttggaaagtagttttttttaaaaaaatgaattccaggaaaatgaattatttttcgatgtttggtagtgtaatgaaaaataaattggaaaacactttctagtgtttagttatgtcatggaaaatgagctggaaaataacttattaatgttttattttctcaagtttattaaaataatgagaaacaaatcttacaaattaaaaatttgaatgaggatgaaattaaaaaaaaaattcataaattatctcaaataaaataaataataatcaaaataatagaaatcaaatctaaaaaataaaataaaaatgaaagatgaagaaattaaaataataataattaacatttcataaattatttcaaataaaataagtaacaatcaaaagaatgagaaccaaatttgatagataaaaaatttcaataagaaaatgataagggaaaagcaaataacaattataaaaataaagaccaaagttaatataaaaattaaattttaagagatgaaattgaaaaataaatattcaaaacaaaatatatatagcaatcaaaagtttgaggaccaaatttgatataatcagcaaataatatgatatttttaaatttttcacaacttttggaaagtattttccgcccaaatttttcaggaaaacactttcctgaaaaccaagccaaattttcctttgactggaaagtgttttccgttgaccaacttaattttctaatggcaaacaaacatagaaaaatttgaaaagtggtttcccggaaatcactttctaggaaacaaacatggccttggAAACTATGCATACttataaaagttttaagaatttagaattttaatctATGTACGTTGGAtttgtgaaattattattttttattttcatttacgTTATATTTTAACTTGTGTTGGTATTCATATTGTGATAATAAGCAAAGCATGTAGATAAATGAAATTATACAATGCTAAAAAGTTGTTtcaatttgatattaattagtatttattaTCGAACCTCCAACTAAAACCGGACAAGAGTAATTAATTGTagcattattaatttttaaactcaagtaaaaatataatatataatttccaagaataaaataattttttttttatattcaccCGAAACAAGATAAAGAGATAGTCATCATGTTTTATATACCAATACCAAACATAatattatctgtttttttttttttttgtcttgtatacaaaaaaataaatatcattattttatggACAATTTTTTCATGCTAATATCCTCATATACTAACGTGTGGGTCACTACGTCAATTAAAACGacattgttttctttatctttatctttttagcGTTGACTTGGCCGGATCAAGCAAGTTTTATTAAGTCTTTAATTCAAGTATAAACTCACATCAAATCCAACAACGTTTATAATAATGTGACTCAAGATGCAGCCTCTTGTGTCCTGAATTGTTTTCAAATACTCCTTTATGTTTATTAGCATTATTGCATAGTTATAAGATAGCTTAGAGGTCTAGTCATGAACTGAGAGATCAATCTAAAAGTTGATAATTAACTCaagtctatttttattttattattttgttcaaaatgatattattttagataaaaaaagttaaaaaaaaattaaatgatattattttaagaaaaaaaaacattaattgagtttcatttaaattttaactaggTCATATGAATTTGATCAAGTTAGCTctttaaacaattcaaaaacatatttggcAAGAGTTAGACCCGAGTGAGTCATCGAATTCACTAGTTGGGCTAGGACATGCTTGATAACTATGCTTTAATGGCGCCATTTATTGTAATTCCATCCCAAGAGTTGAAAATAAAGCTTGTTCATCACGTATGATGATCATCCGCTGCGaattaagtgtttttctttgGGGAAAAATGGATTTTTCAGCAAAACAATGATGCATGAAACTTAATAGAAAATTATACATAAATCAACCAAACATTAAAGCGAATTAATTGACAATATGCTCTCTGTTCTGTTTTACATGAAAAGCCTATCCAGGAAAACCATTCAAATaagactttgaaaaaaaaaaagacatgattCAATATGAAGAAATGAATCTACACATACTCTTCCCCAAATTCTGATATACCTTTATTACCATAATGATACAGAACGAGTGGTAACAAAAGACTATAAGAATTACTTACCTATGACATAATATTCATCGTCCTCCGCACCAATTTCATCTCTACAGCTCCGAGTCCTTGATGATCTCTCCCGAGTAGGTATCCCGCGAAAAGATGTTACTCTCAAGTCTGATCCACCTTCTTTCTCTATTTGATCACCGCCATGTACCATATTCTCCTCTATAGGCGGAGCTGAAGGTTCGGCACCACTGTTCATGGCCTTCTCCCCGGCTGGCTGGATCATAGGCTCGGCGTCGGTTCGACATATGGGACATGTTGAATGTGACCCAAGCCACATATCAATACACTCTACATGAAACGTGTGTTTACAATTTGGTAACACCCTAACCGTGTCACCTTCCACTATCGTACCCAAGCAAATCGAGCACTCCACAGGTTCACCGTGATCAGTCTGGTCAGCTAGCTTATATGTGAACAAAGGAAGTGAGGATATGACCAAAGGATCAAGCCCTCGCTTGGGTGGCTCAATAGATTCTTCTATATCCGGTGTGGTTTGCCTTCCTAGACCATGAAAGAATATGGCATGGCGTCTCCTTTGGCTTCTTAGCCGATGTCTAGAGTAAAGATGGAGAAGAACTAACAGCAACACAAAGCCGAAAGAACACAAGAACATGGCAAGCATGACCTTCTGGCTGACACGTTTCTtgtgatcatcatcatcagaacCACCCATAGTTACTTTAATTGACGAAAGGGATGTTGATCaagttcttgtttttcttgatttctgatcaatttttttttgtgtaaagaaGTTGTTCACATTTTTAAGCTTTGCTAATTTCAATAACAGAATATGTTGGGTGAGGCTTTGGAAGATGTTGCTGGAGTAGGAAACCTTTGCACCCGAATCTTGACTCTTCAGGATGCGGTCATGATCTCTTAGCACTATAAGGATTATTTATATTGGTATGAGGATTAAAGGTCAAGATATTACCATTTGCGCAAGTAAAGAAAGATGGGAGGAAAATTCAAGTGTCTTTACTTGAAAAAGACAACCTGGTACCAGAGCAACGAGGGACGTGCTCCTTGATGATTGGACAAGATTTCCCAAATAACAAGTTCTAGGAAGGTTCCGCATGGAAGAAACGCAACGGAACCTACTCACTTTATGTCAGTGGGTTTCTAGATTATCATTGGGGaaataattgttttagaaaTGAAGAAGAGTTCATATgtgatgaataaaataaaagttcactAATTTGTAATGATTAAGTAGTAATGTGCTTTTTAAaaggttaattaaaataatatttttttattgaaattaatttttgatattaatatatcaaaaaaattaaaaaatattgaaaacaaataaactttaacaaaaaaaataaataaattcaacgTTAATTTCCAACCATCACTGTATTAAAGTGGGCCGCGATGACCTGGTTGCGTTGGCCTTGAAATTTCTCAGTCCAAGGTGcatgtttttctcctctttacGTAATCTATTACCTTATCATCGACTTTTTGAGCTATTTTAACCACCACAAAACTTCCTTGAGTTTTTAGTCAATGGACCATCAATCTCTAAGCCCACTTTTCACTTGATGTGGGGACTGGGAAAAAGAATTATTcaccaaatttgaattttctcagGCAAACATCGGTTACGTATTTATAttttgagaattaagttttacTTTGAAATGATGTTAAGAATTGAGAAGTTGGGaagatatttatttgttatatttgaaTTCCATAATCTCCAgataaattattgaatatatattttgattgctcctctatagttttttattttttaatttttaaaaaatcactagaTTTGAGTGttttaaatcttataaattttacaTTGAAAACTAAAACCTAGCTAAAACCCACACAAATATATAAGAGGTGTAAAGCAAAAcgattaataattaattcaagagGTTTTTTAaccccaaatatatatatatatatattttattaatgtgagtATAAGAATCAATTTacgtatattttaattaatctcacGATGCGGAAGTAACccaaatatattagaaatatatgTTGTGGACCTTCTTAGCTTGAAATcattgattataatttattctatTTAGATTCAGGCTCTACACATCTATTTCTTTTGAGCTTTTATCGTGTAAATCACAGGGAGATAGGATAATGGGGTAGCCAAATATCCTTTTAGACTTTTGTAAAAAAATCGTTTAGAAGAACCCTCCCTACAATAGAAACGTAGTCCACTTGgacttttcttttgcttttcatAATTCCATCCATTAAAGCATAGTATCTAAAAAGGGAGGGGGGGGAGGGAACACTTATGGTCTGAATATAAAAACTAGAGTTCATATACTATAATGGTCCCGTAGCTCAGTTGGTTAGAGCGTTGGTCTTATGAGCCGAAGGTCGCGGGTTCGAGCCCCGCCGGGACCATTAGTATTAGTGTCAccctttgctttttttcttcctttttttttcgaCCAGTCTACGGCTCACAAACAGTAACCCTAAGTCCTAACTACCAGCACCCTCCAACCCACCACCAGCTCACAAATAATGAATCACATAAATAgttgttttatctttcaattataTTAATGAAGTGTAAAGCTAAAACGTGGGAACTTTTCATTGTTTATTAACTTATTATTCATCCTCTCGTATATGGACTCCAGCagtgaaatattttaaaatttacaatttgattctcaaatttatttattgttttgcatAATTAAACTTATTTTAGCCCAAATCAGAAGTCAATTGCATGATTTTTTAGGAATGagaattgaattaaaagaaaggAGACTAAAGTGATAAAATCAGGTAACATTAGTGGCATGTATGTAATTTGcttgaaaaaatcatatttgtcccttattgttttttaagcaATTAGGTATCTAGTccctataatttaaaaaaaaaatattttgataccaaactttatttttcacttttttcactttttgttttgtagaggagagaaaagGGGTCACCAGATTCTGCCTTAGAGAAAAAAAGTTGTCGTTGGGAAAGATATAGGCCACCGAAACGTACACTTTTTATGTAACAAGGTTCCATATAACGAGGGAGTTAGAATTATGTGTTTTTCTTACATtgaaaacacctataaaaacatATCTGAATTCgggaagatttttttgttttgggttgatttcGGGTTTTGGGCTGGTTTTTTGCACTTTTTAGATGCCATGGTTTGGTTTAATAAGGTTCTTAGGTGTTTTGGATAAAGAAGGGTTTGAAAATGGGTTTTTAGATGGAAAACATCATGGACTTCATTTTCCCAGCCACCACCGGGGCTGAATTCTGGGATCTCAGACAACGcgtaatcttttttaaaagaaaacacattGGGACAGACAACATGTCGTCAACccctttaacttaaaaatatatatatataggcctGCACACAGGCCCTATCTATTTGGGCCAAGGAAATTGCCTggcctcattttttttctttttaaaatttttttaattaataaatgtttttatatgtattttaaaaaacaattaatattttaattaatacctcttctctatgattttttgttgttgcttatttagcttttttttttaaatagcaattatgtttaattatattgggTGAGTTTAATTTGTTAAGAAGTTAGTATGACTcatctgtaattttttaatgtattttatttagattaaatttttttttataattgtttgaatATGTGCagtcttgcataatatttttttagttttattaaataaattttatatatgtgttgatctttattataaattaattttaataaataaatttattaaaacacaaCTAGTTAAATAACTCATgttatgatattaaatatcttgatttgtcATTCAATTTTTccacttatatttttatttattgttaatgattttttttttcatttatttacacaatagtttatgatttatataattggATGAGTACATAAGTTTTTCGATttacatttataatttgtttttaatgtaaaaaaaatatgttgaaaaattctacatgttcaattttttttatcatgtattggtgtttcaatttaatccttattcttataatttatttttttcattaaaaaaattaattgtttttaatttcacccttcaatctaAGTTGatagtgtatttgttttttcattttcgttttcattctttttcttttcttttccttctgttaatgtttttgtacttttcaatttaaatctCAAAGTGGAAAT
It contains:
- the LOC18109949 gene encoding E3 ubiquitin-protein ligase ATL41, yielding MGGSDDDDHKKRVSQKVMLAMFLCSFGFVLLLVLLHLYSRHRLRSQRRRHAIFFHGLGRQTTPDIEESIEPPKRGLDPLVISSLPLFTYKLADQTDHGEPVECSICLGTIVEGDTVRVLPNCKHTFHVECIDMWLGSHSTCPICRTDAEPMIQPAGEKAMNSGAEPSAPPIEENMVHGGDQIEKEGGSDLRVTSFRGIPTRERSSRTRSCRDEIGAEDDEYYVIGK